A single genomic interval of bacterium harbors:
- a CDS encoding FAD-dependent oxidoreductase has translation MKLLPEGEVRDRYDVIVVGSGLSSLTAAALVARGGLSTLLVEHHYLPGGMCTTLRRKGFSFDTGTALMYGFGERGVNPHRFVMNQLEADVDVIEHQALLRMHFNGKPIVFWPDYDRFVSELCAAFPKQADEVRALYSYLHKLYFNVIASQQMVVPPTEIPPQENLKKLLRHPAAMLASLRMLSMPTEKVLRRFVKDPELMAFFDKLCSVYVYCTAAETPAILAATMFVDNHVGGAYYPARSPQVYSSTLEKALEDAGGQTLYGRRVDEILIEGGKATGVRFEDGTIVRARAIVAGVTVWNLYGKLVRPEFQKPGRADWAKSLVPTYASLVLYIGVKAEAIPAGTLPVEMLIADIEGVNQGDLTLYISSLDDPSICPPGTHAITTIAPSPEPWPSPWSEEYRSADYRERKAAAVARTMDQIETLFPDLRRNILVLEAGTPATIERYTLKNGGAVGGPKQAIGQQLMKRLHGQSDWPNLFLCGDSTVMGMGTPAVTVSGIGAANLVLRAAGKPEYGRREFERQRVHIVKGKPLAPLPSQGEPLDPVRAMRLARECQYCEAPDCTCACPTGNDIRNVMRRIEAGNFAGAARALRQTNPLAEVFGHICRPGPSCERHCLRMSFADGPVRIAELEAWVCREAGDRGWRTDQPEQSGKSATIIGAGPAGLSCAYFLARAGWKVTLWDKRAEPGGSLLDLDPALLTKDVLARDLNGVLHAGAIFSGDKPVKYVGGLAQEHTAVVIAAGIEGKSLVAGLDAVGDGLKAKNNVVACGAVVRGHCSALQAVADGRAAARMIGESYT, from the coding sequence ATGAAACTGCTGCCTGAGGGTGAGGTTCGAGACCGGTACGATGTAATCGTCGTCGGTTCCGGGCTATCGAGCCTGACCGCGGCGGCACTGGTCGCGCGGGGCGGGCTCTCTACGCTCCTGGTCGAGCACCACTACCTGCCCGGCGGGATGTGCACGACCCTCCGGCGCAAGGGTTTCTCTTTCGACACCGGCACCGCGCTGATGTACGGGTTCGGCGAGCGCGGCGTCAACCCGCACCGGTTCGTGATGAATCAGCTCGAAGCGGACGTGGACGTCATCGAGCACCAGGCCCTGCTCCGGATGCACTTCAACGGCAAGCCCATCGTTTTCTGGCCGGACTACGACCGGTTCGTCTCCGAGCTCTGCGCCGCGTTTCCGAAGCAGGCCGACGAGGTGCGAGCACTCTACTCCTATCTGCACAAGCTCTACTTCAACGTCATCGCCAGCCAGCAGATGGTCGTGCCCCCGACCGAAATCCCTCCCCAGGAGAACCTGAAGAAGCTGCTGCGCCACCCCGCCGCCATGCTCGCGTCGCTCCGAATGCTCTCGATGCCGACTGAGAAGGTCCTGCGCCGGTTCGTCAAGGACCCGGAGCTGATGGCCTTCTTCGACAAGCTTTGCTCGGTCTATGTCTACTGCACCGCGGCCGAGACCCCGGCCATCCTCGCGGCGACGATGTTCGTGGACAACCACGTGGGCGGCGCGTATTACCCGGCCCGCTCACCGCAGGTCTACTCCTCCACGCTGGAGAAGGCGCTTGAAGATGCGGGCGGACAGACGCTGTATGGCCGCCGCGTGGACGAGATTCTCATCGAAGGCGGCAAGGCGACCGGGGTGCGGTTCGAGGACGGCACGATTGTGCGAGCCCGCGCCATTGTTGCCGGTGTCACAGTCTGGAACTTGTACGGGAAACTCGTGCGGCCCGAGTTCCAGAAGCCGGGACGGGCCGATTGGGCGAAGAGCCTGGTCCCGACCTATGCCAGCCTCGTGCTCTACATCGGGGTCAAGGCCGAAGCGATTCCTGCCGGCACTCTCCCGGTCGAGATGCTGATTGCCGACATCGAGGGCGTGAACCAGGGCGATCTCACGCTCTACATTTCATCGCTCGACGACCCGTCCATCTGTCCGCCCGGCACCCATGCCATCACGACCATTGCGCCTTCGCCCGAGCCTTGGCCCAGCCCTTGGAGCGAGGAATACCGGAGCGCGGACTACCGCGAGCGCAAGGCCGCGGCGGTGGCGCGGACCATGGACCAGATTGAGACGTTGTTCCCGGACCTGCGCCGCAACATCCTCGTACTTGAAGCAGGGACGCCCGCCACCATCGAACGCTATACGCTCAAGAATGGCGGCGCGGTCGGCGGGCCGAAGCAGGCCATCGGCCAGCAGTTGATGAAACGCCTGCACGGGCAGAGCGACTGGCCCAATCTGTTTCTATGCGGTGATTCAACCGTGATGGGCATGGGCACGCCGGCGGTCACGGTTTCCGGAATCGGCGCTGCCAACCTTGTCCTGCGTGCGGCCGGCAAACCCGAGTACGGCCGCCGTGAATTCGAGCGTCAGCGTGTCCACATCGTCAAAGGCAAGCCGCTTGCCCCGCTGCCGAGTCAGGGCGAGCCGCTCGACCCGGTACGGGCGATGCGGCTTGCGCGCGAGTGCCAATACTGCGAGGCGCCGGACTGCACCTGCGCCTGCCCGACCGGGAATGACATACGGAACGTGATGCGCCGGATCGAAGCCGGCAACTTCGCGGGCGCGGCCCGGGCCCTGCGTCAGACCAACCCGCTGGCCGAAGTCTTCGGACACATCTGCCGGCCGGGCCCGAGCTGCGAACGGCACTGCCTGCGCATGAGCTTTGCCGACGGCCCGGTGCGGATTGCCGAACTCGAGGCGTGGGTTTGCCGCGAGGCCGGCGACCGCGGCTGGCGAACCGACCAACCCGAACAATCAGGCAAGTCCGCCACCATCATCGGCGCCGGCCCGGCCGGTCTGAGTTGCGCCTACTTCCTTGCCCGCGCCGGATGGAAAGTGACGCTGTGGGACAAGCGCGCCGAGCCGGGCGGCAGTCTGCTTGACCTCGACCCGGCGCTGCTGACAAAGGACGTCCTGGCACGCGACCTCAACGGCGTGCTTCACGCCGGAGCCATATTCAGCGGCGACAAGCCGGTCAAGTATGTCGGCGGGCTTGCCCAGGAACACACCGCGGTCGTGATTGCCGCGGGCATTGAAGGTAAATCGCTTGTTGCCGGACTGGACGCGGTTGGGGATGGGCTGAAGGCGAAGAACAATGTCGTCGCGTGTGGGGCGGTCGTGCGTGGTCACTGCTCTGCCCTGCAGGCGGTTGCCGACGGCCGCGCGGCCGCGCGGATGATTGGAGAATCGTACACATGA
- a CDS encoding DUF488 domain-containing protein: MMEGATQQTSGPVVFTIGHSNVTQEAFVALLKTHNIEVLVDVRSAPYSKYVPHFNGDALKQAVLKAGIKYLYLGAELGGRPRERGFYDEKGHVRYDLIAESPEFREGIERLLRGIREHRVALMCNEEDPHECHRRLLVGRVLTARGVTVLHIRGDGRVQAEAELAEAERKHAPPEVQQEFGFVTKEKPEWKSTRSVSQARPPKLSSGR, encoded by the coding sequence ATGATGGAAGGCGCGACGCAGCAGACTAGCGGACCAGTGGTCTTCACTATCGGACACTCGAACGTCACGCAGGAGGCATTCGTTGCTCTTCTGAAGACGCACAACATCGAGGTGCTGGTAGACGTGCGTTCGGCACCGTACTCGAAGTACGTGCCGCACTTTAATGGCGACGCGCTGAAGCAGGCCGTGCTGAAAGCGGGCATCAAGTACTTGTACCTTGGCGCAGAACTCGGCGGCAGGCCGCGCGAGCGGGGGTTCTACGATGAGAAGGGCCACGTTCGCTATGACCTGATTGCCGAGTCGCCCGAATTCCGCGAGGGCATCGAACGGCTCCTGCGCGGGATTCGGGAACACCGCGTCGCGCTCATGTGCAACGAAGAGGACCCGCATGAGTGTCACCGCCGGTTGCTGGTGGGGCGGGTGCTGACCGCGCGCGGCGTGACCGTGCTTCACATCCGGGGCGACGGTCGCGTTCAGGCTGAAGCCGAACTGGCCGAGGCCGAGCGAAAGCACGCGCCGCCGGAGGTGCAACAGGAGTTCGGATTCGTGACAAAGGAGAAGCCGGAGTGGAAATCTACACGGTCGGTTTCGCAGGCAAGACCGCCGAAGCTTTCTTCGGGGCGCTGA
- a CDS encoding DUF488 domain-containing protein — protein sequence MEIYTVGFAGKTAEAFFGALKRAGVRRVVDIRLRPNGGLSLFARGTDLPYFLRELLDANYVHLPLLAPTKELLDDYRKKKIDWPEYERRFLALLDERKVAAELDRELFSAPAALLCSEAEPKRCHRRLVVEYLALHWKDMKVVHL from the coding sequence GTGGAAATCTACACGGTCGGTTTCGCAGGCAAGACCGCCGAAGCTTTCTTCGGGGCGCTGAAGCGGGCCGGGGTCCGTCGCGTCGTAGACATACGCTTGAGGCCGAACGGCGGTTTGTCGCTCTTCGCGCGCGGCACCGACCTGCCTTACTTCCTGCGCGAGTTGCTGGATGCGAACTACGTGCACCTGCCGCTGCTTGCGCCCACGAAGGAGCTTCTAGACGATTACCGCAAGAAGAAGATTGACTGGCCGGAGTACGAACGCCGCTTCCTGGCACTGCTGGATGAGAGGAAGGTGGCGGCGGAGTTGGACCGCGAGTTGTTCTCAGCTCCGGCGGCGCTGCTCTGCAGCGAGGCTGAACCCAAGCGATGTCACAGGCGACTGGTTGTCGAGTACCTAGCACTGCACTGGAAGGACATGAAGGTCGTTCATCTCTAG
- a CDS encoding phage Gp37/Gp68 family protein, which produces MADHSSIEWTEATWNPVTGCSHISAGCAHCYAERFALRLQAAGMPKYKNGFKVTTHESELLTPQSWRKPHDVFLCSMGDLFHEKVPSGFIQRVFDVMKSCRQHRFQVLTKRSQRLRQLAPTLPWPENIWMGVTVEDSRNVKRIADLVATPARVKFLSVEPLLGEIPDLPLGDIDWVIVGGESGPGARPIRKEWVISIRNQCKKAGVAFYFKQWGGTRKHANGRTLDGRIYDAMPRQAVDGRQQTVDSM; this is translated from the coding sequence ATGGCCGACCACTCCTCCATCGAATGGACTGAGGCGACGTGGAACCCGGTAACGGGGTGCTCGCACATCAGCGCGGGGTGCGCGCACTGCTATGCGGAACGGTTCGCCCTGCGGCTGCAGGCCGCGGGCATGCCGAAGTACAAGAACGGGTTCAAGGTGACGACCCACGAGAGCGAGTTGCTCACTCCGCAGTCTTGGCGCAAGCCGCACGATGTATTCCTCTGTTCCATGGGTGACCTTTTCCATGAGAAGGTGCCATCGGGATTCATCCAGCGCGTGTTCGACGTGATGAAGTCGTGCCGACAGCACCGATTCCAGGTTCTCACCAAGCGCAGTCAACGGCTCAGGCAGTTGGCTCCGACGCTACCTTGGCCTGAGAACATCTGGATGGGAGTGACGGTCGAGGACTCTCGGAACGTGAAGCGCATCGCCGATCTCGTCGCGACGCCTGCCAGGGTTAAGTTCCTTTCAGTGGAGCCGCTACTGGGCGAAATTCCGGACCTCCCTCTTGGTGACATCGACTGGGTAATTGTCGGCGGCGAGTCCGGACCGGGAGCGCGACCAATCAGGAAGGAATGGGTCATTTCCATCCGGAATCAGTGCAAGAAGGCCGGGGTTGCCTTCTACTTCAAGCAGTGGGGCGGGACGAGGAAGCACGCGAACGGCCGCACACTCGACGGCAGGATATACGACGCGATGCCACGGCAGGCAGTAGACGGTAGACAGCAGACAGTAGACAGCATGTAG
- a CDS encoding four helix bundle protein has product MKECEGGQGAEKPGVRKLERFEDLSVWQRAHELTLVVYRMTARFPREEQFGLVSQMRRAAVSVPANIAEGFKKRSSPDKVRFYNISQGSLEELRYYLLLSRDLGYVTNVEPVTASLDVVGRMLHGLIVSIVGRA; this is encoded by the coding sequence ATGAAGGAGTGTGAAGGGGGCCAGGGGGCAGAGAAGCCTGGCGTACGGAAGCTGGAGAGGTTTGAGGATCTCTCGGTCTGGCAGAGGGCTCACGAACTCACGCTCGTGGTGTATCGCATGACCGCGCGCTTCCCTCGCGAGGAGCAGTTCGGACTCGTGTCACAGATGCGGCGGGCGGCCGTATCGGTGCCCGCGAACATCGCCGAAGGCTTCAAGAAGCGGAGCAGTCCGGACAAGGTGAGGTTCTACAACATCTCCCAGGGCTCGCTGGAAGAATTACGCTACTACCTGCTCCTTAGTCGTGACCTCGGTTACGTGACTAACGTCGAACCCGTCACGGCCTCTTTGGACGTGGTTGGTCGAATGCTGCATGGTCTGATTGTCTCAATCGTCGGTCGCGCGTGA
- a CDS encoding metallophosphoesterase, with amino-acid sequence MKRVIMTTVFLLAVVAVAAPVRFAILGDRTGDHQDSVHEKIVAEVAKANPDFVITVGDHIEGYERTDTLKLDQEWKEYKAIIAPLKMPFYYTPGNHDITFDNALGPYERNAGKPYYSFDYKGLHITVLDASRWEASESLPAEQLNWLASDLAAARKAKFKLVFYHKPFWTASLAEGKPDTLHSLFKKYGVNAVFNGHIHEYFSATYDGIKYTAIGSSGGETETGPTGILYHWAMVTVDDEKGITIEPILLGGEKRAWNDVTWEDIQSVDRNELTGLRFSRPVLVGDNLMASDTVTLIIRNRPLETPLQDTLRWDVPATWNVSPKAAAVSVAPGAEAEYRFAVAGAGRPFPAPKLTLRFPYAKGKSSPITASLDVARTARCGFVRKPPVIDGKVIEKLWQKPVMDLFTNDSESMKTDSVRFYFAADSTDLYLAAVCFDPHPESLRANATERDKGVHLDDCVGWFLAPDTSRGVIYQIYFNPNAVVLDQKITASPAGKMDVDMSWNADVDVKTTKGKNYWSVEAKLPLAQFGVTAKPGSVWGLNFRRKQPGRKANADWQPITYDPHGLGLMLMK; translated from the coding sequence ATGAAGAGAGTGATTATGACAACTGTGTTCCTGCTGGCGGTGGTGGCGGTCGCGGCGCCGGTCAGGTTCGCGATACTCGGCGACCGGACCGGCGACCACCAGGACAGCGTCCACGAGAAGATCGTGGCCGAGGTCGCGAAGGCCAACCCCGATTTCGTCATCACCGTCGGCGACCACATTGAAGGCTACGAGCGGACCGACACGCTGAAGCTCGACCAGGAGTGGAAGGAATACAAGGCCATTATTGCCCCGCTGAAGATGCCATTCTACTACACGCCGGGCAACCACGACATCACCTTCGACAACGCACTAGGTCCGTATGAACGAAACGCAGGCAAACCCTACTACTCGTTCGACTACAAGGGCCTGCACATCACCGTGCTCGACGCCAGCCGCTGGGAAGCGAGCGAATCGCTGCCGGCAGAGCAGCTCAACTGGCTGGCTTCCGACCTGGCCGCTGCGCGCAAGGCAAAGTTCAAGCTCGTCTTCTACCACAAGCCTTTTTGGACCGCCTCTCTTGCTGAGGGTAAGCCGGATACCCTGCACAGCCTGTTCAAGAAGTACGGCGTGAACGCGGTGTTCAACGGCCACATCCACGAGTATTTCAGCGCGACCTATGACGGCATCAAGTACACGGCGATCGGCAGCTCCGGCGGTGAAACCGAGACGGGCCCGACCGGCATTCTCTATCACTGGGCGATGGTGACCGTGGACGACGAGAAGGGCATCACCATCGAGCCGATTCTGCTCGGCGGAGAGAAGCGGGCGTGGAACGACGTGACCTGGGAAGACATCCAGTCCGTGGACCGGAACGAGCTGACCGGGCTCAGGTTCAGCCGGCCGGTGCTCGTCGGCGACAATCTCATGGCTTCTGATACCGTGACGCTCATCATCAGGAACCGGCCGCTTGAGACTCCGCTTCAGGACACGCTCCGCTGGGACGTACCTGCCACCTGGAATGTCTCACCCAAGGCGGCGGCAGTCAGCGTCGCTCCCGGAGCCGAAGCCGAGTACCGATTTGCCGTGGCCGGCGCGGGCCGGCCGTTCCCGGCGCCCAAGCTGACGCTCCGGTTCCCGTACGCCAAAGGCAAGTCGAGTCCGATTACCGCCTCGCTCGACGTGGCCCGCACCGCCCGGTGCGGCTTCGTCAGGAAGCCGCCGGTGATTGACGGCAAGGTCATCGAGAAACTCTGGCAGAAGCCGGTTATGGACCTTTTCACCAACGACAGCGAATCGATGAAGACCGACTCGGTCCGGTTCTACTTCGCGGCCGACTCAACGGATCTCTACCTCGCCGCTGTCTGCTTCGACCCGCATCCGGAGAGTCTCAGGGCCAATGCCACCGAGCGCGACAAGGGAGTGCACCTTGACGACTGCGTCGGCTGGTTCCTTGCGCCTGATACATCACGAGGCGTCATCTACCAGATATACTTCAACCCGAACGCGGTCGTGCTGGACCAGAAGATAACGGCCAGCCCGGCGGGCAAGATGGATGTGGACATGTCCTGGAACGCTGACGTGGACGTTAAGACGACGAAAGGCAAGAACTACTGGTCGGTGGAAGCCAAGCTGCCGCTGGCCCAATTCGGAGTCACTGCGAAGCCGGGCAGTGTCTGGGGCCTCAACTTCCGGCGCAAGCAACCAGGCCGCAAGGCGAATGCCGACTGGCAGCCCATCACCTACGACCCGCACGGCTTGGGGCTGATGCTCATGAAGTAG
- a CDS encoding DUF554 domain-containing protein — protein MRLLGTLINVGAVIAGSMVGTFFHARLPRRFTTVAFQGIGLFTLFIGFTMAAKTKSLLVLVFSIVLGAITGELLDIDRLLNRFGEWLKARLQLGGERFAEGLVTAFLLFCMGSMTVLGAIEEGLGGRPNLLVAKSVLDGFASLALASSLGIGVLFSVIPLFIYQGGLTLLAGSLHAVLSNTVVGEVSAAGGLILIGLGITILEIKQLKVLNMLPALVFAGVLAAVFLR, from the coding sequence ATGAGGCTTCTCGGGACGCTGATTAACGTCGGCGCTGTCATAGCCGGCAGCATGGTCGGCACCTTCTTCCACGCCCGTCTGCCCAGACGGTTCACTACCGTGGCGTTCCAGGGCATCGGCCTTTTCACGCTGTTCATCGGGTTCACAATGGCCGCGAAGACAAAGAGCCTGCTTGTGCTTGTCTTCTCGATAGTTCTGGGCGCGATTACCGGGGAACTGCTCGACATCGACCGGCTGCTCAACCGATTCGGAGAATGGCTGAAGGCACGACTACAGCTCGGCGGCGAGCGGTTCGCTGAGGGACTGGTTACGGCGTTCCTGCTCTTCTGCATGGGCTCGATGACCGTGCTCGGTGCAATCGAAGAAGGTCTGGGCGGCAGGCCGAACCTGCTTGTGGCCAAGTCGGTGCTCGACGGGTTCGCGTCGCTGGCCCTCGCCTCTTCGCTCGGAATAGGCGTTCTCTTCTCGGTCATCCCGCTGTTCATCTACCAGGGCGGGCTGACCCTGCTCGCCGGCTCACTGCACGCGGTGTTGTCAAACACCGTAGTCGGTGAGGTCTCGGCTGCGGGCGGCTTGATTCTCATCGGTCTGGGTATTACTATTCTCGAAATCAAACAGCTCAAGGTTCTGAACATGCTTCCAGCGCTGGTGTTCGCCGGCGTGCTGGCAGCGGTGTTTCTCAGATAG
- a CDS encoding MBL fold metallo-hydrolase produces MTELLPPLSSLTLFPSRSMSYNAGVLVYGRDALLIDPGLFPDEIDRLRSHIYAHGASPTYLVVTHNHWDHVLGPEYFPGVPVVQLQESQAVLAESGARIERQVTEWERQSGVQRDMPFLLREPDQTFADQLELRLGDRTIELLHAPGHAPEQLVVYDQSETTLWAADMLSDIEIPFVMHSLEAYRQTLDRLAQLDVTTLVPGHGTPASGRSEVRARFDTDRAYLAELQRRVEAAVAAGRRISDALRDCAGMTYADRDQNKEAHRLNIETAFIELGGQADAKHPGWNRFQ; encoded by the coding sequence ATGACTGAACTCCTCCCTCCTCTCTCCTCCCTTACTCTCTTTCCAAGCCGTTCCATGTCCTACAACGCCGGCGTTCTCGTTTACGGCAGGGACGCTCTGCTCATCGACCCTGGCCTTTTCCCTGACGAGATTGACCGGCTGCGGTCCCACATCTACGCGCACGGCGCAAGCCCGACGTACCTGGTCGTGACCCACAACCACTGGGACCACGTTCTCGGTCCCGAGTACTTTCCGGGAGTGCCGGTCGTCCAGCTGCAGGAGAGCCAGGCGGTGCTGGCCGAGTCAGGTGCACGAATCGAGCGCCAGGTTACCGAGTGGGAACGGCAGTCGGGAGTGCAACGTGACATGCCCTTCCTGCTGCGCGAGCCGGACCAGACTTTCGCCGACCAACTCGAGCTCAGGCTCGGGGACAGGACGATCGAACTGCTACACGCGCCGGGCCACGCGCCCGAACAACTGGTCGTCTATGACCAAAGCGAGACCACCCTCTGGGCCGCGGACATGCTGAGTGACATCGAGATTCCATTTGTGATGCACAGCCTGGAGGCGTATCGCCAGACTCTCGACCGACTTGCGCAACTTGATGTGACCACGCTCGTGCCGGGCCACGGCACGCCGGCCAGCGGCCGGTCGGAAGTCAGGGCGAGGTTCGACACGGACCGCGCCTACCTTGCTGAACTGCAGCGCAGAGTGGAAGCAGCAGTGGCAGCAGGGCGACGCATCTCCGATGCTCTCAGAGACTGCGCCGGCATGACATACGCTGACCGCGACCAGAACAAGGAAGCGCACCGTCTGAACATCGAAACCGCCTTCATCGAGCTCGGCGGGCAGGCCGATGCCAAACACCCGGGCTGGAACCGGTTCCAATAG
- a CDS encoding four helix bundle protein, whose amino-acid sequence MDEKPHRRLTVWMKAMDFVIQVHEVTARFPAAEKFGMVSQMRRAALSIPSNIAEGSARKGRKEYVRFLYTSRGSLSELDTQVEVAARLRYISPKTAGELQSKLDELSRMLNGLIGALSRDD is encoded by the coding sequence ATGGATGAGAAGCCGCACCGCCGACTCACGGTATGGATGAAGGCAATGGATTTCGTCATTCAGGTGCACGAGGTCACTGCGCGATTCCCGGCCGCCGAGAAATTCGGGATGGTGTCACAGATGCGGAGGGCTGCCCTGTCTATTCCCAGCAACATAGCGGAGGGATCGGCCAGAAAAGGGCGCAAGGAATACGTCCGCTTCCTGTACACGTCACGCGGCTCGCTCAGCGAGCTCGATACGCAGGTCGAAGTCGCGGCCCGACTGCGGTACATTTCACCGAAGACGGCCGGCGAGCTTCAGAGCAAGCTGGATGAGTTGAGTCGAATGTTGAATGGTCTCATTGGAGCATTATCGCGCGATGACTGA